Proteins from a single region of Anthonomus grandis grandis chromosome 18, icAntGran1.3, whole genome shotgun sequence:
- the LOC126746795 gene encoding protamine, producing MGLGFKCRHIPPSVYCGGKKRRRRRSKRRRSRCGRSRRRKSCRGGRKTNNPFLNYLRVFRKKHCGWPQCRIAIEGAKCWCKMSGRDRKKYYNQACSMLKKRGRRRRRRSCRRRRRSCRRRRRRRRSCNTCPK from the exons ATGGGGCTCGGGTTCAAATGCCGTCACATCCCGCCGAGCGTTTACTGCGGTGGCAAAAAGCGCAGGCGCAGGAGGAGCAAAAGAAGGAG GTCCAGATGCGGAAGGTCCAGACGTAGGAAATCGTGCCGCGGAGGTCGAAAGACCAACAACCCCTTCCTGAACTACTTGAGGGTGTTTAGGAAGAAACACTGCGGCTGGCCCCAGTGCAGGATCGCCATCGAGGGAGCCAAGTGCTG GTGTAAAATGAGCGGGAGGGACCGAAAGAAGTACTACAATCAGGCGTGCAGCATGCTTAAGAAACGcgggaggaggaggaggaggcgTAGCTGCAGGCGCAGGCGCAGGAGCTGCCGCAGGAGACGGCGCAGACGCAGGAGCTGCAACACGTGCCCCAAGTAG